One genomic window of Kaistia geumhonensis includes the following:
- a CDS encoding uracil-DNA glycosylase family protein: MVAVDPEIAGHPVAGCFESLAAAVRRCRLCVEAPAGKPLPHEPRPVIRGSATARLLIAGQAPGTRVHASGIPFDDRSGDRLRAWMGVDSATFYDESRIAIVPMGFCFPGQDAKGGDLPPRRECAPLWRSRVVGALPNVALVLAIGAPAQRWHLGAAAGGVDATVRRWREVGDRPYGPVVFPLPHPSWRNTGWLKRNPWFEAELLPDLRSRVAETLALLDRTAEKSE; the protein is encoded by the coding sequence ATGGTCGCTGTCGATCCTGAAATTGCCGGGCATCCCGTGGCGGGGTGCTTCGAGAGCCTCGCAGCGGCCGTCCGCCGTTGCCGCCTCTGCGTGGAAGCGCCGGCGGGCAAGCCGCTGCCGCATGAGCCGCGCCCGGTGATCCGGGGCTCTGCCACGGCCCGCCTGCTCATCGCCGGCCAGGCGCCCGGGACCCGCGTGCATGCGTCGGGAATTCCGTTCGACGACCGCTCGGGCGATCGCCTCCGGGCATGGATGGGCGTCGACAGCGCAACCTTCTACGACGAGAGCCGCATTGCGATCGTGCCAATGGGCTTCTGCTTCCCTGGACAGGACGCGAAGGGTGGCGACCTGCCGCCGCGGCGGGAATGTGCGCCGTTATGGCGGAGCCGGGTCGTGGGGGCCCTGCCGAACGTCGCGCTGGTGCTCGCCATCGGCGCGCCCGCCCAGCGTTGGCATCTCGGCGCGGCGGCGGGCGGCGTCGACGCGACCGTGCGGCGGTGGCGCGAAGTCGGGGATCGCCCGTATGGACCGGTCGTCTTTCCCCTGCCGCATCCGTCCTGGCGCAACACCGGCTGGCTCAAGCGCAATCCCTGGTTCGAGGCGGAGCTGTTGCCGGATCTGCGGTCCCGGGTCGCGGAAACCTTGGCTCTGCTTGACAGAACGGCCGAAAAGTCGGAATAA
- a CDS encoding group III truncated hemoglobin — translation MTARPDPRGRVPLTLGVPDGVDEEGIQRLVHGFYDAVRQDDVIGPVFGRAIADEAWPVHLAKMCDFWSSVLLKTRRYEGRPLAPHLRLPDLSDAHFARWLGLFAETARRTFDAEAAEIVIAYAERIANSFRLSRAMHAGEDTMHLRPIAAPPASR, via the coding sequence ATGACCGCCAGACCCGACCCGCGCGGGCGCGTCCCGCTCACGCTGGGCGTTCCCGATGGCGTGGACGAGGAGGGCATCCAACGCCTGGTACACGGCTTCTACGACGCGGTGCGGCAGGACGATGTCATCGGCCCCGTCTTCGGCCGCGCTATTGCCGACGAGGCCTGGCCCGTTCATCTCGCCAAGATGTGCGATTTCTGGTCGTCGGTACTGCTGAAGACGCGCCGCTACGAGGGCCGGCCGCTCGCGCCGCATCTCCGCCTGCCCGACCTTTCCGACGCCCATTTCGCCCGATGGCTCGGGCTCTTCGCCGAGACGGCCCGCCGCACGTTCGATGCGGAGGCGGCGGAAATCGTCATCGCCTATGCCGAGCGGATCGCCAACAGCTTCCGCCTCTCGCGCGCCATGCATGCCGGCGAGGACACGATGCATCTGCGGCCGATCGCCGCCCCGCCCGCCTCACGCTGA
- a CDS encoding PP2C family protein-serine/threonine phosphatase: MTIAESHILVVDDVEDNRAILMRRLQRLGFRHLAEAEDGVAALEHIRSHPVDLVLLDVMMPRMNGVEVLEAMRLENRLEQTAVIMISAATEIETVVKCIDLGAEDYLPKPFNPSILRARIGSVLEKKMLRAEVRRQLTRLEQEMAGARAQQLAMVNTHFPPPGGPVEVHAVMMPAQEVGGDLYDFFQVTPETLCIAIGDVSGKGMPAALFMARTRSLLRAGTLQFHALTGRLPRPSEVAALLNDELCKNNEDCVFITLLVGFLDIATGRLDYVNAGHLPPLRAGGDGVSTDRSPADPPIGVMDHLAFSDRSLQLSEGETLVLVTDGLPEMENGAREMYSSARLMADCLALAGLAAEPFSSALVERVLGHADGVDQFDDVTALVLRWRPPSA, translated from the coding sequence ATGACGATCGCCGAGAGCCACATCCTCGTCGTCGACGATGTCGAGGACAATCGCGCCATTCTGATGCGGCGCCTGCAGCGCCTCGGCTTCCGCCATCTCGCCGAGGCGGAGGACGGCGTAGCGGCGCTGGAGCATATCCGCAGCCATCCGGTCGACCTCGTCCTGCTCGACGTGATGATGCCGCGCATGAACGGCGTCGAGGTGCTGGAGGCGATGCGGCTGGAGAACCGGCTCGAGCAGACCGCCGTGATCATGATCTCGGCCGCGACCGAGATCGAGACGGTCGTGAAATGCATCGATCTCGGCGCCGAGGACTATCTGCCGAAGCCGTTCAACCCGTCGATCCTCCGGGCGCGGATCGGCTCGGTGTTGGAAAAGAAGATGTTGCGGGCCGAGGTGCGGCGGCAACTCACGCGGCTCGAACAGGAAATGGCCGGCGCGCGGGCCCAGCAGCTCGCAATGGTCAACACGCATTTCCCGCCGCCCGGCGGGCCGGTGGAGGTCCATGCCGTCATGATGCCCGCCCAGGAAGTGGGCGGCGACCTCTACGACTTCTTCCAGGTGACGCCGGAGACGCTCTGCATCGCCATCGGGGACGTTTCCGGCAAGGGCATGCCCGCGGCGTTGTTCATGGCGCGCACCCGCAGCCTGCTCCGGGCGGGAACACTGCAATTCCACGCGCTGACGGGTAGGCTGCCGCGCCCCTCCGAGGTCGCGGCGCTGCTCAACGACGAGCTGTGCAAGAACAACGAGGACTGCGTCTTCATCACGCTGCTGGTCGGGTTTCTCGATATCGCCACCGGCCGGCTCGACTATGTGAACGCCGGCCATCTTCCGCCGCTGCGCGCCGGCGGCGACGGCGTTTCAACCGATCGATCACCGGCCGATCCGCCGATCGGCGTCATGGACCATCTCGCCTTCTCCGACCGCAGCCTGCAGCTTTCCGAAGGCGAGACGCTCGTGCTGGTGACGGACGGCCTGCCGGAAATGGAGAACGGCGCCCGCGAAATGTACTCGTCCGCGCGGCTGATGGCCGACTGCCTGGCGCTGGCGGGACTTGCGGCGGAACCGTTCAGCAGCGCCCTCGTGGAGCGGGTGTTGGGCCATGCCGACGGCGTCGACCAGTTCGACGATGTGACGGCGCTGGTGCTGCGCTGGCGGCCGCCGTCAGCGTGA
- a CDS encoding Lrp/AsnC family transcriptional regulator translates to MIDRLDRKILQILQEDATVPVAEIGRRVGLSTTPCWRRIQKLEEDGVILRRVAVLDPRKVNAKVTVFVSITTSQHNEEWLKRFAEVIRDVPEVVEFYRMSGQVDYLLRVVVPDIEAYDAFYKRLISKIDIADVSSAFAMEQIKYATALPLNYVPLEKDKGVA, encoded by the coding sequence ATGATCGACCGCCTCGACAGGAAAATCCTCCAGATTCTACAGGAGGACGCGACCGTGCCGGTCGCGGAGATCGGACGCCGAGTCGGTCTTTCGACCACGCCGTGCTGGCGCCGCATCCAGAAACTTGAGGAAGACGGCGTCATCCTGCGCCGCGTCGCGGTGCTCGATCCGCGCAAGGTGAACGCCAAGGTCACCGTCTTCGTCTCGATCACCACCAGCCAGCACAACGAGGAATGGCTGAAGCGCTTCGCCGAGGTGATCCGCGACGTTCCGGAAGTGGTGGAGTTCTACCGCATGAGCGGACAGGTCGATTATCTGCTGCGCGTCGTCGTGCCGGACATCGAGGCCTATGACGCCTTCTACAAGCGCCTCATCTCGAAGATCGACATCGCCGATGTCTCCTCGGCCTTTGCGATGGAGCAGATCAAATATGCGACGGCGCTGCCGCTCAACTATGTGCCGCTCGAGAAGGACAAGGGCGTCGCCTGA
- a CDS encoding STAS domain-containing protein — protein MQIEQAWRGTCLVVAPIGRLDGMSAPAFEARLVEAIDAGARELVVDLSRVDYLSSKGLSALLAAGKRMKRAEGRMVLAAARGAVHQVIVVSGFDRVFDVHETVDAALGG, from the coding sequence ATGCAGATCGAACAAGCCTGGCGCGGCACCTGCCTCGTGGTCGCGCCGATCGGCCGGCTCGACGGCATGAGCGCCCCGGCTTTCGAAGCACGGCTGGTCGAAGCCATCGACGCGGGCGCGCGCGAGCTCGTGGTCGACCTTTCACGTGTCGACTATCTGAGCAGCAAGGGCCTCTCCGCATTGCTGGCGGCGGGCAAGCGCATGAAGCGCGCCGAGGGCCGCATGGTTCTCGCGGCCGCGCGCGGGGCCGTGCATCAGGTCATCGTCGTCAGCGGCTTCGACCGGGTCTTCGACGTGCACGAGACCGTCGACGCGGCGCTCGGCGGCTGA
- a CDS encoding ATP-binding protein encodes MSMMATRFDRVLKAQHGEIATLMADFGTFAEAAALPADAIFKIELALDELMNNTIDYGYPDGGEGEIQVAIERLPGRVTIDYADDARLFDPLGLPEPDITLGIDERKPGGLGVHLIRKLMSESRYTVERDRNHIRLGLVLDDPT; translated from the coding sequence ATGAGTATGATGGCGACGCGGTTCGACAGGGTCCTCAAGGCGCAGCACGGCGAGATCGCGACGCTCATGGCCGACTTCGGCACATTCGCCGAAGCCGCCGCCCTGCCCGCGGACGCGATCTTCAAGATCGAGCTGGCGCTCGACGAACTCATGAACAACACGATAGACTACGGCTATCCCGATGGTGGCGAAGGTGAAATCCAGGTCGCCATCGAGCGGCTGCCCGGCCGCGTCACCATCGACTACGCCGACGATGCTCGGCTGTTCGATCCGCTCGGCCTCCCGGAGCCCGACATCACGCTCGGGATCGACGAGCGCAAGCCGGGCGGGCTCGGCGTCCATCTCATCCGCAAGCTGATGAGCGAATCGCGCTACACCGTCGAGCGCGACCGAAACCACATCCGGCTCGGCCTCGTGCTGGACGACCCGACATGA
- a CDS encoding carbohydrate ABC transporter permease, with amino-acid sequence MNPTLSSRPFMSALRWLVFAIAVVVLNFPVIATLVTSLKSDAEISSNASLIIEDPTLDNYAAIFAMADRFDILHYLMNSLVASLIGSALAIGLAFPAAYAMARFKTGRSWLLPLAVNLRAVPLIIFAIPIYLMYQQVGLLDTRLGLAFIFALVNIPLVLVLFTSAIAELPFEIEEAARVDGASTLRLIWHVVLPMSLNVVAASSVLAFIYSWNEFLFGLMLTTSRATPISVGASFFFAASGGGVRWGVAAAVMILATLPPLLLGLLMYRQIGRSMTAGAVKG; translated from the coding sequence ATGAACCCGACGCTCTCCAGCCGGCCTTTCATGAGCGCGCTGCGCTGGCTCGTCTTCGCCATCGCCGTCGTCGTGCTGAACTTTCCGGTGATCGCGACCCTCGTCACCTCGCTAAAAAGCGACGCGGAGATCTCGTCCAACGCGTCGCTGATCATCGAGGATCCGACGCTCGACAACTACGCCGCCATCTTCGCGATGGCCGACCGGTTCGACATCCTGCACTACCTGATGAACAGCCTCGTCGCCTCGCTGATCGGCTCGGCGCTGGCGATCGGCCTCGCCTTCCCGGCTGCCTATGCGATGGCGCGGTTCAAGACCGGGCGGAGCTGGCTGCTGCCGCTCGCGGTCAATCTCAGGGCGGTGCCGCTCATCATCTTCGCGATCCCGATCTATCTGATGTACCAGCAGGTCGGGCTTCTGGACACGCGGCTCGGCCTCGCCTTCATCTTCGCGCTGGTCAATATCCCGCTCGTCCTGGTGCTCTTCACCTCGGCCATCGCCGAGCTGCCCTTCGAAATCGAGGAAGCGGCGCGGGTGGACGGCGCAAGCACGCTGCGGCTCATCTGGCATGTCGTGCTGCCGATGTCGCTGAACGTCGTCGCGGCCTCCTCGGTGCTGGCCTTCATCTATTCGTGGAACGAGTTCCTGTTCGGCCTGATGCTGACGACGAGCCGCGCGACGCCGATCTCGGTCGGCGCCTCCTTCTTCTTCGCCGCGTCGGGCGGCGGCGTGCGCTGGGGCGTGGCGGCGGCGGTGATGATCCTGGCGACGCTTCCGCCACTGCTGCTCGGCCTGCTCATGTACCGCCAGATCGGGCGGTCGATGACGGCCGGCGCCGTCAAGGGCTGA
- a CDS encoding sensor histidine kinase: MQVAPESAASDKIAVNRERAERRRAVARTVRDHRERLTSTTGTSPSFDHELLVHYARTRLSAAYAVPLLVALVGLVATVWLPQLVIVVWAVVTLLVHCAGTWLCHVFVKTPADRLSIRAWTRRFVVSEFCYGLTWIGLLLATATVQAPGIETFQFATMLTMLAVGTMFASSLPAGAVAGTAPIALTMVALFAIRQDVLYLALAFLSIGSEIFFLTLSQRLQSTTMGMMRYRAEKDHLIAELGTAKAVSDESRRRAEEANLAKSRFLATMSHELRTPLNAILGFSEVMKNEVLGPMQNPTYKEYAGDIHTSGQHLLALINEILDLSRIEAGRYELNEEPVTLAHVVEDCENLVRLKARNKNLKLVQLIEPDLPRVWADERAVRQVVLNLLSNAIKFTPPGGEIEIRAGWTAGGGQYVSVRDNGPGISEDELPIVMSAFGQGAIAIKSAEQGAGLGLPIVQAMMKMHDGTFELRSRLREGTEAICCFPRSRVMDPLPPVIQESAHQPERRRRTG; this comes from the coding sequence ATGCAAGTCGCACCGGAATCCGCTGCGAGCGACAAGATCGCCGTCAACCGCGAACGCGCGGAACGCCGGCGCGCGGTCGCGCGGACAGTCCGTGATCACCGCGAGCGCCTGACGTCGACGACGGGCACCAGTCCGAGCTTCGACCACGAACTGCTTGTGCATTATGCGCGCACGCGGCTCTCGGCAGCCTATGCGGTGCCGCTGCTCGTGGCGCTGGTCGGCCTCGTGGCGACCGTCTGGCTGCCGCAGCTGGTGATCGTCGTCTGGGCCGTCGTGACGCTCCTCGTCCATTGCGCCGGCACCTGGCTTTGCCATGTCTTCGTGAAGACCCCTGCCGACAGGCTGTCGATCCGCGCCTGGACAAGACGCTTCGTCGTCTCCGAATTCTGCTACGGGCTGACATGGATCGGTCTGCTGCTTGCAACCGCGACCGTGCAGGCGCCGGGGATCGAGACCTTCCAGTTCGCCACCATGCTGACCATGCTCGCCGTCGGCACGATGTTCGCGTCCAGCCTGCCGGCCGGCGCGGTAGCAGGGACGGCACCGATCGCGCTCACCATGGTCGCGCTGTTCGCGATCCGGCAGGACGTGCTCTATCTCGCCCTCGCCTTTCTCTCGATCGGCAGCGAGATCTTCTTTCTCACTCTGTCGCAGCGCCTCCAGTCCACCACGATGGGCATGATGCGCTACCGGGCGGAGAAGGATCACCTGATCGCCGAACTCGGCACCGCGAAGGCGGTATCGGACGAATCCCGCCGCCGCGCCGAGGAGGCCAATCTCGCCAAGTCGCGCTTCCTCGCGACCATGAGCCACGAGCTGCGGACCCCGCTCAACGCCATTCTCGGCTTCTCCGAGGTGATGAAGAACGAGGTGCTCGGACCGATGCAGAACCCGACCTACAAGGAATATGCGGGCGACATCCACACCAGCGGGCAGCATCTTCTGGCGCTCATCAACGAAATCCTCGATCTCTCGCGCATCGAGGCGGGCCGCTACGAGCTGAACGAGGAGCCGGTGACGCTCGCCCATGTGGTGGAGGACTGCGAGAACCTCGTCCGCCTCAAGGCGCGCAACAAGAACCTGAAGCTGGTCCAGCTCATCGAGCCCGACCTGCCGCGGGTCTGGGCCGACGAACGCGCCGTGCGGCAGGTGGTGCTCAATCTGCTCTCGAACGCGATCAAGTTCACGCCGCCCGGCGGCGAGATCGAGATCCGTGCCGGATGGACGGCCGGCGGCGGGCAGTATGTCTCGGTGCGCGACAATGGGCCCGGTATCTCCGAGGACGAACTGCCCATCGTCATGTCGGCCTTCGGCCAGGGCGCGATCGCGATCAAGAGCGCGGAGCAGGGTGCCGGCCTCGGCCTGCCGATCGTGCAGGCGATGATGAAGATGCATGACGGGACCTTCGAGCTGCGCTCGCGTCTTCGCGAGGGCACCGAAGCGATCTGCTGCTTCCCCCGGTCGCGCGTCATGGATCCGCTGCCGCCCGTCATTCAGGAAAGCGCACATCAGCCCGAACGCCGGCGGCGCACCGGTTGA